The following coding sequences are from one Halobaculum magnesiiphilum window:
- a CDS encoding MarR family transcriptional regulator — translation MLDLQEGTQPYRILQFLAENSEQAFTQTEVHDATIIKRGSVGAALSRLEDRGLVRHRGRYWAIAEDDRLASFAVQMNARSASTTDDYYGDEE, via the coding sequence ATCCTCGACCTCCAAGAGGGGACGCAACCGTATCGCATCCTCCAGTTCCTCGCCGAGAACAGCGAACAGGCGTTCACGCAGACGGAGGTTCACGATGCGACAATCATCAAGCGCGGGAGCGTTGGAGCTGCGTTGTCGCGCTTGGAGGACCGCGGCCTCGTCCGCCACCGCGGGCGGTACTGGGCTATCGCAGAAGATGACAGGCTCGCCTCGTTCGCGGTGCAGATGAACGCTAGGTCTGCCTCGACGACGGACGACTACTACGGAGATGAGGAATGA